The nucleotide sequence TTGCACCAtcttaaaaaggaaaaatgcagcCCACAAACCACTGCTTGTAATGATAAGGTAGTagtaataaaacacagaatgtaACAATATGAGTTTTCATTGGAGACTTTTACTGAATGTAATCAGATACATGCTTAGAATTTGTAGTGTGTTAAAATCAGttgattaaatgtttatttcacgTTTGTCAACTCTAAAATGGACAGGGTTCAAGTGTAATGgaattatcattattactgtATAAATATCACTCTAAATatcttaaataaatgtaatagaGTAAATACATAAAGTAGCTTCAAATAGAAATACATGAGTGAAGTATAAGTCggtcaaaactgcaaaaacaatacTTGAGTAAAAAAGATCAGATACATTTCGTTGTCCCTGAGGGGAAATTAAACCCTGTACTTTGGTGCTTAATTGCTTCCCACTGGTCATACAGAAAAGGTTTGATAGGACATCTCCCATACATTTTACAGAATCCGTTAAAGTATGTAGATTTATTCATAGTCGCTGTTCACATTGCACTAAATTGTCTTTGAACTCCTGTGTTTTTGCCCTCACAGTTCTTGGGGAGATGGTTTGAAATTGCCAAACTGCCGGCCCAGTTTGAGAAGGGCCGGTGCATTGAAACCAATTTTACTTTGAAGACGGACAACTCCATTCGAGTGGTCAGCTCTGAAATACTGTGAGTCCTATGTGCAATTCATTTGTGCAAATATGGAGTCAGGAGGTAATATTTGCATGGTCTGCATTCCCTTAATCCAAGATGAATTTGTCTGcgtgaaatgaaacagaaaaggaGAGCTGAGGAAAATTGAAGGGACTGGAGTTATAGAGGATCTGAAGAATCCAGCCAAGATGGGAATAAGTTATTCCTACGGTGAGCAAAACATTTGTTACATTTGAGACCAACTGACACTGTTGcatcttgttttctgtgtgcaaCTCAtgaatttttactgatttactttTGCTCTTGTTTTGTGCTTCATGACTCTTGCACCTTGTGTCTTCATGTCTTCACCACAGTCCTTCCCTACTCCCCCTACTGGATCCTGTCCACTGACTATGTGAATTCGGCCCTGGTGTACTCTTGCACCGACATTCTGAGGCTCTTCCACGTCGACTTCGCCTGGATCCTGGGCCGAACACGGACGCTGCCAGACTCCACCATCCAGAAAGCCATGGAAATCTTTGCCCAAAACAACATCGATGTGAGCAGGATGATTCCCAGCAGGCAGCAGGGCTGTGAAAAAAGTCTGTGAGCAGCAGTAGAAATGCAACACAAGATGGTGCTGTTGTTGACAGAAGGGGGAGAATGCtttgagtattttttattttttttttccagaaaaatCTTTGACTAATATTACtgagaaaacagttttttctccCTGTCTTTCCAGCATTGTAACTGTTTGTCTAGACACTAGATTAAGTAGTTTGATGTGATGGTGTTTTAAGTACAACAGTATAAATTCATACAAAGTCTTAGTTTTACCACCTGATAACACTGATTATGGTATTGTAAGCACAGAAGAATATTTTCTCTTAACTATTAACTTTGTTGCaatgacaaatgttttgtttgcagtATATAGTAGTGGAATTATATTGTAATCAGATGATGCTGTGTAATCTGAATATCTATCACACAAACTAGCAGCATAAAGGACccaattaatattaataaaagaGATATACTTCATGTGATATTTGCTGGGTCAGAGGCATTTTGTCAAAGATGAAAATGTCTTCATCATATCTTtataatcagaaataaaaactgGTTTGAAAAGCTGTTCATAAGGATGCCTTACTTCACTTGTGCAACTATCTAGAGACTACGACTGAATCTATTAAAATAGCTGATAGGCTTTTAGTTCACTatcaaataatcattttaaagtTATGTAACATGACTTCACCTTTAATTTTACCATTAAGTTTGGCACTCAATTTTTGCATAGCACATACAAAATATGTGGCACTAAGCTGCAAGGCATACTAtagcagtggtggaagaagtagtTAGatatctgattcatttaaatgctttatttattgcAAGTGCCTTAATATATAGTAACATATCATTGTACATCATTTATTTGTGGAAtgcattttacagtttctaagAACCTGGATATAGTACTCAAAGCAGTCACATAAATGAAGTAATGCAGTACATGCATAAAGTATAAAGTATCAgcacatgatttttttctgccactgtGTTGTGGAGTGGTTTATGTTAAATGAAATGCGTATTAAAGTGGTGACAATTATGCTGGAACAATACATTGCATTTAAAGTGCAAAGCATAGTATGAACCTCACATGCTGGgccatgtgttttgttttttattttagtagtattttattttagtagTATAGTAAA is from Amphiprion ocellaris isolate individual 3 ecotype Okinawa chromosome 10, ASM2253959v1, whole genome shotgun sequence and encodes:
- the apoda.1 gene encoding apolipoprotein Da, duplicate 1 yields the protein MKLSSALVFALVLSIIRAQVPHWGPCPEPAVQPAFNLKQFLGRWFEIAKLPAQFEKGRCIETNFTLKTDNSIRVVSSEILKGELRKIEGTGVIEDLKNPAKMGISYSYVLPYSPYWILSTDYVNSALVYSCTDILRLFHVDFAWILGRTRTLPDSTIQKAMEIFAQNNIDVSRMIPSRQQGCEKSL